In Ptiloglossa arizonensis isolate GNS036 chromosome 10, iyPtiAriz1_principal, whole genome shotgun sequence, the genomic window GTATACTTTAAATGTTATGTAATATACCTGTGACAATATTTAATTCTGCAAGTTTGTTTTCTTCATACAAAGCTAATTGAAATTTATGATCCAATTGTCTACTTTGTAAATCCAACATTTCATTTAAATCTTCCAAACGATAAATAGCACCTTCTActtcttcaaacatttcttgtaagattcctttaataataataataataatgataataataataatgtttaatTAGCTTTCAAAACttctttacaaaatgcatttagaTGAAAGTACCTATTTGATCCATCAGGTCTTCAATTGCATTATTAATTTTTGGAATGTAAGCTAAAGTGCTATTTAAACATGTAATACTTTTCCACTCTTGTTCAAGCCTTTCGTAAATACTTCCTATAAGTTTATCCGCCTCTTGAGCTCTTTCTGCATTTTCTTCTGTGAGCTCATGTAATTCGTTCCATTGTAATTGATATCTATGTAAAATATCAGCTCCCGCATCATAATTAACATTTCGGACATTAACAGATTTTTTGTGCCTTGGAGTCTCAGTGACAGTTAATCCTCGGATACTGAAATAAAATCATcggtatataaaatatatgagAAACTTCTCTTTGATCATATTTTCAATTCATGTAAATCAACCGATATTAAGACATTATTACTATCTGTTTGTTATATATtgataaagaaaattacaaatatacataaatattctTTACCTAGCTGATATACCCTCTTGTactgtttgaaatttattacgCAAAGTACCAAACATGATTACgagttattattttaattaaaatatttgaagcgCAATTAATGCTATTATAAAatcatatataaaatattatatttcttcaCATATAtcacatatatataaattatgtttTCTACTAAGGTATTAAACAataaatgaaaaacaattttatccACTGATGATTTATAATCTATGAAACTACAAGTATTTGATTAAGCTAAATGTtttagaatttaaaatattaatataagatAATAATTTGCATTTCCCAAATCACTCATATTTAAATACTGttacaaatattaacaaattgTTAAATTAACCTCGTTTTTAAAAtcactaaaaataaaattttatttaatttgctCAACGTGCTATTATATTTGAAACTAGTAACTATTCAAGGGAATTAGTAATTAGGATATATGAAGttttgcaattttaattataaaaattcataacAAGTACGATATAAGTGCAAGTATAATTGAATAAAGTGGAATATAAAAAGCAATTTATTTTTTGACACTGTGTTGGCGGTTTTAATTATCGAGAACGTACAAATAACTTATACTTTTCAATTGACATACGTTGTTTTGTGTTTTATGAAAAGTATAATAACACTGCGTAGTCTTTTCTTTACATGTTGGTAGCACTGATTTGCAACTCgtactatacatatatatttatttggtTGAAGGTATTAATTTTCTTGTGGCAAATaaatggtaaataaaaatattccatataaaagtatattatacattatgaaaaataaatcgagcaaTAACGATTGTTTATTTACaacgttattattttattctataataATAGTGTGTAACTatcgtttaaattaaataaatatatacatatataactcAGGCtcgtaaattttgggttatatacatatgtatgtgctACTTAATAGAAATTCTATTGATACGAGTATCTATTGAATATACTCAAGTGAAACGAGTATGTAGTTTAATAAGCTAAGAATAAAAAAGTTCTTATTAAACTTTAGATAATTCAGCtttgttaataataaaaagGGGTTCGATATATTGTATTTTAACCATGTATTTTCGACATGAAACAATTTGGCAACGTCGCTAAAGCTTAACTCCCTCCCTCTGACAATATGACTGGTGCCTAGCAACCAGTGAGGTCAACAAACGAGGTCAAATTGCAAATTATCTGAGCAAGCAAATTCCGTAGATAGCACTAATGAAATGGCATATTAATGTATTTCATAGATATTAAGTAAGtaacattattttgtatttgtcaTATAAAATAAGAATTAGTATGATGCAatataagtatttaatattatttctacTAAAATAAAACTGTAATGTTCCgtcattataaatggtaaaaaccttcataaatatttaaagactAGATACAATTTGCTTCAACTATGATTATTTGAGTATTATTCAGAAACATCAGTAATTTATGTGTgtagttttattttataatatattgatGTACCTACAAATATTATGATAAAGTAAAACttgcaaaataaaattcatccGTGTATAAATTGttgattaattatattattgttaTGCGAAATTAAACTACACtggctaaaaataaaataaaaggaaagtaGTATTCTACGTTAGTAACGTGACAAACAAAACGGTTCTTGTAGAGGTGCGTGGCGGAACCAAAGAAGTGGATGAAGGTATCCCCTGTGTTGCCAAGTGTTGCACTGCCTCCATGCTTTTCAGTTCCGAAGTGCTTGGCGGGGTGAGGCCAGCAATGTAACCAGCAACATCAATAACCGCTGTAGAACGGAAGTTCTGCTTTTGTTTCTATTTCTGTTCATGAATGATTTGAACATATTTATCCTCGACTGTGtagatatattttcaaatatttcttcatATGAAACATACAAGTTAGTAATATTTCAAAGAATTTCAATAACCAATTCGATAGCAATGCGAAGATGAAAAACTTTGTTAGCTGCAATCGCGGTTGTTTTGTTGATAATGAACGAGTTTGTGAAGTCCCGTTAACCAGACCCACCATTGAAACCTTTATCTTTTTCTCTCCCTACTAAAGGCATGCAATGAGCATAACTTGAACGAACCTCATCAGAAGAGACTCGAGCTTAGAAAGTTGTGCGCAACTCGTAGTGAAACCAGATTTGTGGGGGGTGGTGGTGGAGAGGGAGGTGTAGTCAGGGATGTTGGGTCAACGTACGTATCCAAGTATCCCCTTTCTCCTTGCATCAAGTTAGATCACTACTATATCGTGATGAACCGTTTCTCCATAAAGGCGATTACCTGTCTGCGCATGGCTGCTGCGCATATTAAATAGTAGGAGTTACCAACCAAAGGACGAGGAGACCATGGTAGGGATGAAATCAATAGTCAAGTATTCCGTGGAATGAGAATGTCAACTGGATATATATTTGGCTATTCAATTGCTTGCTTGAGCTTTATTCATCGTAAACGAAGTGGCAGAAATAGTCAGGTAGAAGTAAACTTCCAGTATGATTCTCTTTTTTTCTGATAGAGACTTCTAAGTATATGGAGATGAATAGAAATAACTGTTAATACTATCTGACTATAAAAATAAAGGTTTATGAGTTAAATGTCAAAGTAGTTCAACGTTGTGTTATTTAATGTATGCAAATATGTATTAAAAAACgtaagtatttatttaaaaaaaagattggataattttaGAAAAGATAGACATGGAAGAAATACTGGTTTATGACTTTTGCTTTAATATAATACAAGAACAAATACGGAATTCCGCTTGAACTAAATATAGAATTCCAAGCACGGGTTGTTTGAGTATCTCCACAGAATATAGCGCAGAACCTGTTACGATCAATAGATGCCAGATTCGGCTGTTTTCGACATGTTCCGTTAAGTTCCCCTACTATATTCGTTCTCGTCGGCTTCCAACCATTCTTGTCACGCCTTGTTCACGTATGTTTTCCCTATCAAACCGGTTATTTCAGATACGCGGGATTGGTGTACGCTTTTCCATGGGAAAAGCTGTACTCTGAAAAGCTTTGACATGACTTCAATGTTAAGCCTCAATTACTTTTCTCTTTCATGAAATGTCACGTGTAATCTGGAGAAAAATAAACTTCAAGTATAAAATATGCATTGTATTTTCAAGGTTGTGTTGCATAATTTGCAatgcaatttaaataaaatacaatgtgttgtaaacgaaaaaatcttcagataataataaaaaatatacatatacatatgtttatgGTATTTTATCATTATAGTTTTTATAGTGAACGTAAAATGATATGATATCTTGAAATATATCTATGAATGTGTGcatgtattttttaaaattattagaaCACGCACTCGgataatttcaatgaaaatgaaCGAGGATTATATGGCATCACCATGATTTAGAGAACCGGAAAAACCCCCACGAATTATGGATGTAAATTGTCGCAGCTGCAACAGCATTTAGGTACAATGGATGACAGGTGGCAATTGGATAGTAACGTTGACGATTCTGTTGGAGAATTGTATGGACTGAGATATTCCGTGGAACATTGGAGGGATAGAAAAGAGAATGCGGGAGGAAAAACAAGAAAGCAGAAGTTAGAGAAAGTGAacaataaagaaaaacaaagcaAGAGAATTAGTTAGCTGGAAAGGGAAAGAAAGAGATGCTCGATTAGTAGGGAATGGAAGAAATATTAGAATGAAaaggagagcgagagagacaaaAGAGTTTTACGACGATGTTCGAGTTGCGCCTGCGTCGGCAGTACTTGCTATGAGCGGATTGGTTCCCTACTCATACTTGAGTGCGAGTTAGGTTGACTTAATTTCAATTCGGGCTCCTTCTCTACTTCCCCCTTCTCCTTGAGCTCCAGCATACATCTCGGTCGGTCCCTTTTGTATTTGTTGGGCTTTGCTCGAAGGGCATACGCGATGGCGCAATAACGCTTACCGTGTATATCCTGCATAACTAGGGGCGTACAGCCGGAGTGAACCCTTTGATCTTTGATAAAGGAGATGCAGCAGTGGAAGTAAAGAGTTCGAGAAAGACAACacaagagagagaggggagaggAAGTGGATAATGGTGGTAATGGTAGTGCAGCGGAGAAgttagatacgaagaaacggagcgaCGGGAACAGAAGAGAGGAGAGGGAAGCCCAGCGTTTGCAGCGATCGGCGCACGCTaccccgcgcgcgcgcgcgcgtccttACAAAACAACGCATCTGAACACTCTGAACCCGTCGCTGAACGCGCCTCAACAGTTCGGCACGAATTCACACTGAGTTGATTATCCTGTCCGACGCGCGGGTTTCATCGCGGCGCCGCCATATTGGCGGCTCGATATAACACGTACTAATAATAAGTTCAGATTGGGTACGGTAGGCATCGCAGTTGACGCGCCGATTTTATATTCGTTGAATGTCGCTACAACAAATGTGCCATAAACAGCGCAGTGATCATGTCATAACAATTGGCAGCCATACTTAATTCATAATGCAAGAAACCCGGGAGAAACAGCATTGTCTAATAACGATAGAACTATATACATGTTTAttctcttttttcaatttcatataAGTCGAATGAGTCTGTGACtttgatttttaaatttgaacaatAAATGTATATTGACGTCGTGTCACGGTAGTTGCTGATCATCGGAAGTAAACTTGATGTTGTTTTTACTTACACAGTTAACATAATGAAGTTTGACGCATGTTGAAAGTTTACCTCGCGATTGTTTAATTGACCTTATTTCCATTTAACACTTCGCCATCAAtcgtaaatattaacaaatagttctcgagaaattcgaacgaAGTACATAGTACGTTTTATGACAAATTgattttgagaaattttgattattttccgAGTGATTAAAAGATATTATAATCGTGTTAAACATGTGaactattaattactacaatggatTACTCCATGTGCATCGGTAAACATTTCCGCCGCGTTTGCCAGTGAACAATAGTTTAAGTCAAGATAAATCTTTGTTGATGACCTTGTAATAATTTGCATTGTTGATAACAATGCCTGTAAGTAtgacaaaatattaaattaaggaCAGCAGTCTTAATATTGTCATTAGTAAATAAatcatatttaaattatatcatgataaaaataaaacaataattttattcataGATTGGAAATGAACAGTCCATTGGATCAAGACATTGAGGAATTTAGATTTACTGAGCAAAGGAACATTTGTAAGGACAATACAAAAGTGGACGATTTACAAAAATTTGGTATGTTCTTTTCCAAGATATTGGTTGCGGTGTATGATGAAACAAATTATGTGCAGAAATCAATTGATGTAACACTCATAACAGATGGTATTAAAGTTTAgtataattttaacaaataacttccttgaaattgaaaaaaatcttcTATCCTTGTTTGATCAGATATAACACTGTTTTACTAATCTGCAATTTTTTGTTTATCTCTATAAACTTGTCGAAGGATTCTTCTATATAATTCTTCTACTCATTGTTTTAAAGGAATGCAAATGCAATGCTTTATACTTTATTTTAAGAAGTGAATTTTTAAGTATATTGTTTAACTTATATACAGAAAGTAATAGGTTTTAAACAAAGTAAGGCTCATAATCAGAACAACActttattcaaatttatgtatacatttataataaggaattttgttttcattttatttttataagcatttattcaaattttgatactttagtATACCTAATGAAAGGTTAGGAAACGTTTAATGAATGACACGAAACATTATAAAAAAACTTGTTATAAGTTTACTGATATTGAATGTGACACACGTAACTTACGTTTCTGTTTAGTTCTAATAGAATAGAAGTTTAAATCTTTctatttgcaaaatttaaacaatacCGCGTTTTACTGTATCGTAAagagtattttcatttttttcttgccTAATCAATCACTAATATTTCACTGGTATCttcgtttaaatataatttacatcaGTTAACATGATCGTTTACGACCGTTAAAAGGCAGTTTATGGACGTTCGCAATACTATGACGTGAAATATGTTTTGATACGAGCTACATTGTGGCGGGAATTTTGCAGAAATATGAAACGAGCCAATGATATTCGTTCTTTAGGTAATATCGATTGGAGAGTCCCGTTTTCAATTCTCGGCAAAAGTAAGAGCAATTATCTCGCTTGCGCTAGGTTGTCTGTTGCTGCAACCATTTTGCATGAACCTGCGTTGCTGCATATACATCGGCATCGATTGTTTACATCCGTTGTAACACGGGGAACGCGCGTTGATATGCGGAGTGAAcctctgaaataagaaacgtgaTGGATATTATTGATGTGTAACTTTCACACACGTTTATAGGCAATAAAATCAGTTTAATCGATTTGACAGAAGTCACGAAAGCGCGGCAAATTATCAAGTTGACGTTTTTCTTTACAGATTTTTACTTGAGAAGGTGGTTAGATGTTTAATCTTATTGTTAgctatttgtttttaaatatgaaacaacatttttataaaataatactaaTATATTGTAACAATGCAATGGATATGGTGtaaatttgttataattttttgGATACGTTTCATTTCAGGTGAACAAATAGACGATCAAAATTCGATATTTACTTTACCATCTACATTACTGAATTGTGAAATTTGTGGGGAACAGTTTGTATCGAAAAAACAATTACGTTGTCACATACATACTCATTTAGGAAGAGCGCGTATAGTTCTGAGAAGGATTACAAATCTAAAAGCTATAAAGAAGAAACATAGCAACACGTATTGGTTAGATCCTGAAAAGAAGGGTTCTTTGAAATTAACATTAAAGAAACAGAGTTTTTCTGATCCACTTAAACTTAAGCTTAAAAAGTCATCCGAGTCAGAAGATTTTACTGTTGTAAACACCAATATTAATCTGGGTACAGAGAACTATCGTCAAGGAGACGTGGCTGGGGCAAAGGAGAATGATCAAAGACATGACAATGATACAGAAAATTCAATCGATCAACCATTTGAAAACGTGATGGTAGAGCAACAGGTATGATTTGGTAATCGGTATAACAAATATATATTGGTGCTACCTTACAAAAGGTATTGTTAATAGGATGAATATGGGAACATTAAATTCAATACTGATGATCATAATCCATTGGAAGAAAATGACAGACCATCCATAGATGTAAATGAAGGTGATTCTGGTGTAGGGAGTGATATGGCAAATCCATCTGAAAAGGAAGATCAAAATGTTGATGATTTACAAAGTACGGACCATTATGATAATTCAGATAAAAGGCTTTCTGAGGCGGAAGATCACGAAGAGTCAGATGCATTGGAAGCAACATGTCGAGAAACAATTGAAAACTTGAAGAAGCTTGGTGAACAATCTGGGTAATACTGTGTAATACAGTAAATCCTCAGATAAAATATGACTTACTATAATGTGCTGCTTAATTTTTCAGATCTAGATCTATGAGTCAATTAATTGACAATTCAGGAATTGAAGAGGATGATGATAGAGAACATGAATCCAACATGATACATGATTTAGAGGAGAATCCAGCTATTAGTATTATTTCAAAGTCTTCTACATTTTCAAATCACCCAGCAGATTGTACAACATCATGTGAAGATGAAGTTAAACCTGATGAATCAACAGAAGGGACAACAGGCTTCAATTGGAATCAACTATCTACTAACTTGtctaataaaaataatgcaaaTTCCAAAGAAAATGAAGAACAGCCTGAACATAGGGGTGACAATAATATAGAAAGTGCTGGATCCCTTTTACAAAACTTGATTGAACATCAACGACATAATCAAAATGACACATTAGCAAATAATTTACCATCAGAAACAGAATATGTTTCACTTGAAAAATTGGCTGAAACTGTTAGTACCTGTCGCGTTTGTAATGAGAAATTTAAAGATATTGCTCATTTGGATGAGCATCGAAGTAAAGCTGGCCATTATCAATGCAATATTCCAGAATGTATTAatcttat contains:
- the Dysb gene encoding dystrobrevin binding protein dysbindin → MFGTLRNKFQTVQEGISASIRGLTVTETPRHKKSVNVRNVNYDAGADILHRYQLQWNELHELTEENAERAQEADKLIGSIYERLEQEWKSITCLNSTLAYIPKINNAIEDLMDQIGILQEMFEEVEGAIYRLEDLNEMLDLQSRQLDHKFQLALYEENKLAELNIVTAKLANEHIERVSKFELKQQKMMKERRETFEEAFKEQLEEYKATGSITKLPVTQQGPSLDEIVLDVDSTTFNEFLEN